The genomic window GCCTCCTCGATGGTCCGGTAGGGCATGAGGTAGAGCACCGGCGCGAAGGTCTCTTCCTGCACGATGGGCAGGTTGCCGGGGACTTCGGCGATGCAGGGGGTGATGTAGCACCCACCGGGGTTGGGGAGCTTCTCCCCGCCGGTGAGGATCTTCCCGCCCTGGGCCTTCACCGTCTCGATGGCGGTCCGCATGGTGTCCACGGCCGCGGCATCGACCAGGGGGCCCATGAGGATCTCATCCTTCCTCGGGTCGCCGATGGGGGTCTTGCGGTAGAGCTCCAGCAGGCGGTCCCGGAAGGTTCCGTAGATGGACTCGTGGACGATGACCCGGCGGGTGGAGGTGCAACGCTGGCCGGAGGTGCCGATGGCGCCGAAGTAGATGGAGCTCAGCGCCACCCCCAGGTCGCCCTTTTCGCTCACGATGACCGCGCCATTGCCGCCCAGCTCGAGGATGTGCTTGCCGAAGCGCTCCTGTACCAGCTTTCCGACATGGCGGCCGCCGGGCACCGAGCCGGTGTAGGACACCAGCGCCACGCGCGGATCAGTGTTGATGAGATCGCCGATCTCGCTGCCCTTGCCGATGGCCAGGCTGCAGATGGCCGGGTCGTAGCCGAAGTCGCGAAGGACCTTCTCGGCGATCTTCGTGCAGGCGATGGCCGTCAGCGGCGTCTTGGAGGAGGGCTTCCAGAGCACCGTGTCGCCGCAGACCAGGGCCAGGGCCGTATTCCAGCTCCACACCGCCACAGGGAAGTTGAAGGCCGTGATGACACCCACCACGCCCAGGGGATGCCACTGTTCCTGGAGCCGGTGCTGCTTCCGTTCGCTCGGCATGGTGAGCCCGTAGAGCTGACGGGAGAGGCCCACGGCGAAGTCGCAGATGTCGATCATCTCCTGCACTTCGCCCAGGCCCTCGCGCAGGGTCTTGCCCATCTCCAGGGTGACCAGCTCGGCCAGGGCCGCCTTGTTCCGGCGCAGCTCGTCCCCGAGGGCCTTCACCACCTCGCCCCGCTTGGGGGCGGGCACCAGCTTCCAGCTGGCGAAGGCAGCGTGGCACCGGGCCAGGGTGTCTTCGAACTCCTGGGGGGTCACATTCGCGACCGTGGCCAGCAACTGGCCGTCGATGGGCGAATGGACCGACTGGGCCTTGCCGCTGCCCACCCAGGCGCCCGAGAACCCACCCAGGTTCGACTCCGACATGCCCAATGATTTGAGGGTTTCTTGCATGACCCACCTCCCTGTTCCATTTGTATCGTTTTTTGTATCAATTATGAAATTCATTCGATTCACACCATGCATGAATATCATTCATGCATGGACGCCCTGCTCGATCTTCCCCAGCTCCGCACCTTCTACACCCTCGCCCAGGCGGGCAGCTTCACCGCCTGCGCCTCGCGCCTGGGGCGGACGCCGTCCGCCGTCAGCCATGCCATGGCCAAGCTGGAGGATCTCACCGGCGTCACCCTGTTGGACCGCCGGGGTCGCAGCATGGGCCTCACGGAGGAGGGTCGGCGCCTCTACCAGGCCTGCGAGCGGGCCTTTGCCACCCTGGATGCCGCCGCCGAGGACCTGAAGCGCCACCAGACCCAGGCCAAGGGCCGGCTGCGCCTGGGGGCCACCGTCGAATTCGGAAGCAGCATCCTCATGAAGCACATGCAGCCCTTCCTGGCGGCCAACCCGGATCTGGAGATCGACTTCACATTGAGCCAGGATCTGCTCTCGCCCCTGCTGCGGGACGACCTCGACCTCGTCATCGACTGCCAGGAGCATCCCTTCCCTACCCTGAAGAAGGTGCCGCTCTTCCGCGAGACCTATGTGGTGGCTTGTGCGCCGGCCTTCCGGAGGGCCCATCGCCTGCGCGTCCCGGCGGATCTCTCCCGCAGCCCGGTCCTGTCCCTGGACAAGGCCGGCGCCTGGTGGAACCGGTTCCTCATGGCCATGCCCGACCGGGACCAGCCGCAGCTGGATCGCTTCATCGCCGTGAACCACATCCGGGCCATGATCCACGCCGCCGTGGAGGGCATGGGCGCCCTGCTGGTGCCCCGCTACAGCGTCCTGGAGGAACTGGAACGGGGCGACCTGGTGGCCCTCTTCCCCGGCATCCGCCCCACCGAGGACCGCTTCTCCATCTATCAGAAGAAGGTGCGGGCCAACCATGAGAAGCAGAAACTCCTCACGCGCTACCTTCAGTCCTTGAGTCCGGCGGAGTTCGGCTCCTAGGTCGGTGGCGCATAAAAAGGGTTGTTCCCAAAAGCAGAAGGCCGCCATTCGGCGGCCTTCTCAGTCGTTGTCTGACTTGAATTACATCTGGTCCTTGAGGCCCTTGGCCGTCCGGACTCGGCGCTCCGCGCCTCGCCCTCCGGGCGGCAATCGGCTGCGCCGATTCCGTCCCACCCTCCCTTCGCCTCCGGCTTCGGTCGGATGGTGAAGACGACTTTGCACGGCCGCAAAGCCGTCGCTCCTATACGACGAAGGCCGCCTTGCGGCGGCCTTCTGCACCGTTCTCTTCCGGTGATTACATCTGATCCTTGAGGCCCTTGGCCGTCTTGAAGACGACTTTGCGGCCGGCGGGGATCTGAATGCTTTCGCCGGTCTTGGGGTTGCGGCCCATCTTCTCCTTGGTCGCGCGCACTTCGAAGGTGCCGAGGCCGAAGAGGTTGACGCGGTTGCCGGTCAGGAGGGTCTCGACGATGTGATCGCGAACGCCATCCAGGATGGACTTGGCGCGGGCCTTGGACAGGTCCTGGGCCTCGGCGAGGGTGGCGGCGAGCTCGGCGATGCCGAGGGTGTCGGGCTTGGCGGTGGACTTCGCCATGGATGGACTCCTTGGGATGGGGTGGAGGGGGTCACCGGCCATGCGGAACCCCGGCAGGACCGGCACCCGCGGCGGGGCCGGCCTTGAGGTGAAGACTTGGAAGGCAGTTACTCCGCGGCGGCCGCGGAGACTTCGAGGGTGACCTTGGCGTGGACGCCGCTGTAGAGGCGGACTTCCACGGTGTAGCTGCCGGCATCCTTGATGTGGGGCACGGTGATGTCGCGGCGATCCAGCGTGAAGCCCTTGCCCTTGAAG from Geothrix sp. includes these protein-coding regions:
- a CDS encoding LysR family transcriptional regulator; this encodes MDALLDLPQLRTFYTLAQAGSFTACASRLGRTPSAVSHAMAKLEDLTGVTLLDRRGRSMGLTEEGRRLYQACERAFATLDAAAEDLKRHQTQAKGRLRLGATVEFGSSILMKHMQPFLAANPDLEIDFTLSQDLLSPLLRDDLDLVIDCQEHPFPTLKKVPLFRETYVVACAPAFRRAHRLRVPADLSRSPVLSLDKAGAWWNRFLMAMPDRDQPQLDRFIAVNHIRAMIHAAVEGMGALLVPRYSVLEELERGDLVALFPGIRPTEDRFSIYQKKVRANHEKQKLLTRYLQSLSPAEFGS
- a CDS encoding aldehyde dehydrogenase family protein; the encoded protein is MQETLKSLGMSESNLGGFSGAWVGSGKAQSVHSPIDGQLLATVANVTPQEFEDTLARCHAAFASWKLVPAPKRGEVVKALGDELRRNKAALAELVTLEMGKTLREGLGEVQEMIDICDFAVGLSRQLYGLTMPSERKQHRLQEQWHPLGVVGVITAFNFPVAVWSWNTALALVCGDTVLWKPSSKTPLTAIACTKIAEKVLRDFGYDPAICSLAIGKGSEIGDLINTDPRVALVSYTGSVPGGRHVGKLVQERFGKHILELGGNGAVIVSEKGDLGVALSSIYFGAIGTSGQRCTSTRRVIVHESIYGTFRDRLLELYRKTPIGDPRKDEILMGPLVDAAAVDTMRTAIETVKAQGGKILTGGEKLPNPGGCYITPCIAEVPGNLPIVQEETFAPVLYLMPYRTIEEAIALQNGVPQGLSSAIITNDQRESELFLSVAGSDCGLANVNTGTSGAEIGGAFGGEKETGGGRESGSDAWKTYMRRQTSAINFSGRVELAQGITLEL
- a CDS encoding HU family DNA-binding protein; amino-acid sequence: MAKSTAKPDTLGIAELAATLAEAQDLSKARAKSILDGVRDHIVETLLTGNRVNLFGLGTFEVRATKEKMGRNPKTGESIQIPAGRKVVFKTAKGLKDQM